The sequence tccaacgagtcagctctttgcatcaggtggctaaagtactggagcttcagcttccgtagaagtccttccaataaatattcagggttggtttcctttaggattgacttgtcctaaaggatcttctccaacaccacagttcaaaagcatccgttcttcagcactcagccttctttatggtccaaccctcacatctgtacatgactactggaaaaaccatagctttgactgttcggacctttgtcagcaaagtaatgtctctgctttttaatacactatctaggtttacAGTAAAATAGGAGAGGATCAtcaaaacctagacagcattgaTGGTGCATGAATTTCACTGGTGCATGAATTTCACTAGTGCATGAAAGGGGGACTCAGAGAAATTAGACAACACATCCAGGAAACAGGGAAACCCCCCTTTAGTCGTCACCACACATCTAGtcctcttgtttttctttaaattttttaaacaaattttatttatttgtttggctgcaaacaaattatttatttgtttgggtcttagttgtgtcttGTGATATCtttggctgtggcatgtgggatcaagttccctgaccaagggtggaacccgggcccccagcattgggagcacagactcttagccactggaccaccggggaactCCCATCCTATCTTTCAAAGCACGGGGTAAAAGCAGACTTCAGAGCTGTGCAACCTTGGAGGAATCACTCCACGTCTCTGAGACTTAGGTTCCACATTGCCAAACAGGAACTAGAAAGCCTGGCCTTGACGGGTGTGTGAGGATTAAGAACAACCTGTAAAGTCACGTGCTCAAAAGATTAGAAAGTAACAGTTATAGCACCTTCTATTCAGAACTTTCTAGATGCAGGACCCTCtgccaagtattttttaaaattcactactTTTTTTGACTGAGCTGGTCTTTGTTGCGGTGCCCAGGCCTTCTCTAGGTATGGCATATGTGGGcatctcttgttggggagcatgggctctaggtacGTGGGCTCAGTTAACTTGGTGCCACTCAaattagttgcccctcagcatgtgggatcttcaaggaccagggattcaacccatgtctaccccactgggccaccagggatgttCTTGCCAAGTGTTTTCCCGTGTGTGACAGGTAAATCCATTTGAACTGTTTTGAGAGACAGTCAATAGGAgatcacactcctctttcaccttcattaagaaactgtttagggattccctggtggctcagtggtgaagaattcccttgccagtgcaggagacacaggttcaatccctgagctgggaagatcccacaggcctgggAGCAGTTGAGCcagtgcgccacaactattgagcctgtgctctaaaccCTGGAAGCCttcatgccacagctactgaagcccgtgcttgGAGCCCTTGCtttgcaacgagaagccactgcgatgagaagcccgtgtactacaactagagaaagagcccagaagcagcaacaaagatccagcacagccataaacaaataaataaatattttataaaaaacaagctatttagttcctcttcagtgttTGGCATTGGAACGGTATTATGTGCATGTCTGAGGCTGTTGCTGCTTCTCccatcagtcttgattccagctcgtgattcgtccagccctgcattttgcatggtgAGATCTGCATAGaggtgaaataagcagggtgacagtatatacagtcttgtcatactcctttccccattttgaaccagtcagttgttccatgtaaggttgtgactgttgcttcttgacccacatacaggtttctcaggagagggtaaagtggtctggtatttccgtctctttaagaattttgtgtttgttgtaatccacacaaaggcttttgcatagtcagtgaagcagaagtagatgtttttggtattcccttgctttctctatgatccaacagatgttggcaatctgatctctgattcctctgcctcttctaaacctaacttgtacatgtggaagttctaggttcatatattgctgaaacctagctCAAAGGATTTTgggcataaccttgctagcatgtgaaatgagtgcagttgtacagatgtttgagcattctttggcattgcccttctttgggattggaatgaaaattgaccttttccagtcctgtggccactgctgagttttccaaatttgctgacgttactgagtgcagcactttcacagcagcatattttaggatttaaaatagctcacctggagttccatcacctctactagcttcgttcgtagtaatgcttcctaaggcccacttgcttcACACTGTAGGATGTTTGActccacaccatcgtggttatctgggtcattcagTAAGACTTTTTTGTACTGTATTCTGGCTCCTGAGGttataatggagaaggcagaAGCCACAATCCCTATTCTCAAGACTAGATGTAGCAGGAGACCCAGATAGTTCTAGAACAGCAAGACCAGGGTCAGGAACATGGGACTGCATGGGACACAAAGGAAGACCACCCTGACCCTGCCTTGTGGGCTTAGGAAGGCTTTAGGAAGAAAGCAATCCCCAGGCTAAATACAGAGTAGTTGGGCTGGCAAAGAGGGCTACATGGGAATGAGAGCCTTACAGGCAGTGGGAAGAGTCTGTGAAAACTCCAGGAGGTAAGAAGTAAAGTAAGACTCCTTTGGAGGAGCTGAGTTATTCTTTCCACCCAGATTGTACAGTTGAAGGTGGGGAAAGGTAGCTATGGAGGGAATGTGTAAGCCAAGTTAAAGAATCTGGATTTGATGTATGGGAGTCACAGATGTGTTCTAAGTGGAGGCTTAAGAGTTTGGGAGGCTGGATGGCTCAGCATCTTCAGGCACGCTTGGTTTCCCCAAGGGCTGGCATGTGGCTGGAGATGGAGGGGACATCAGATTTGTGTGGGGTTTTTGCCCATTCAGTATCCATGGCTCCATTTCCCCTTCATCAGCCACCTGGTTATGGTCTCGGTGGGATGGTCACTCAAAGCAGTCTCCTCCAAGGATCAGATGTGGCCCAGGCTACACtctccagacttttttttttttttaatttggctgtgtcaggtcttagtggtagtgtgtggaatcttccatGTAGCTCATGGACTCTACGGTTGTGACGCATGGGCTCAAcggttgtggcgcgtgggcttatttgctgtgtggcatgtgggatcttagtttcccaatcaggaactgaacctgcttCCCCTGCACTGcacggtggattcttaaccactggaccactagggacaTCCCCACTCTCCAGAATTTGAAGTTTGGGCTTGCACAGTAAAGACTGAATACAGTTGTTTTCATTCATACCCAAAATTGTCCCCTGGAGAGATTGTCTATTAAAGGGCCAAAGCTATTCTGGTTTCTGGTTTTCCTGTCCTCTGCAGTTCCTTTAATTATTGAGCTCAttgtaataaatgaatgaatgaacaaatacatgaataaataatttgGTCAATTAAATAAGTacccacacacgtgcacacacacacaatttatatTTATAGTTTAAGTTCATCAGAATCATTTTCTGTTGCTTGCTACGAAACAACCCTAGCTAATATACCACTGCTGATGGATTCATGGCGCTCAGCCTGTAGAGAGCTACCttaccactcctgggcatataccttgaaaagataaaaacacgAATTCAAGATGCATGCGcctctgtgttcatagcagcattgttacaatagccaagacatggagacagcCTAAATGTCCTTTGGCAGATGAATgcgtaaagaagatgtgggaccTACATACAGTGAAGTACTGGaagtaaaaagtgaagtcactcagtcgtgcccgactctttgcgataccatggatagtagcctgcaccaagctcctccatccatgggattttcaaggcaagagtactggagtgggttgccatttccttctccagagtactactcagccataaaaccaaatgaaacaggacttccctggtggtccagtggttaagagtctgcccgtcagtgcaggggatgtgggttcgacccctgatcagggaactaagatccctcatgccgtggcacagctaagcccatgcgctgcaactactgaagtctccacacacctagagcctgtgctcagcaacgagagaagccgctgcCACGAGAAGCTTGTGCACTGTATTGAAGAGTAGCCCCTATTCACCGCAACTAGCCCCCATAGCACGCAGCattggagacccagcacagccataaatgaataaaatttaaaaaaaagaatgaaactttgcccattgcagcaatgtggatggacctagagattagcatactaagtgaggtaagtcagacggAGACAAATATCATGATGTCACTTACACATGGCATCTAAAAACAACacaagtgaatttatttacaaaacactcacaaagaaaacaaacctacGGTTATCAAAGAGGATGGATACaccaggagcttgggattaacagatacaaactatatatatatatatatatatatatataaaatagataaataaggacctactgtatagcacaggaaatcaTATCCAGAATTTTGTAAttacctataatagaaaagaatctgaaaaagaccaaatatatgtgtaactgaattactttgctgtatacctgaatttaacacaacattgtaaataagctgtacttcaattaagaaaaaaaaaacaactaaccaAAAACcaagacaaagaaacaaacaagaaggggaaagagagaatATTGGAAAGATAGTGAGAtgcattaaaaaatggaaagatgagTTGTTTTAGGAAGGCTGGGACCTGCAGTAGGTCTGCAGGATTCAGCAGATGTGCAGATACCGTCCTCAAGCATtcgctttttttcccctcagcctTGTCTTCTCATGGGTGGCAAAGTGGTTGTCACATCTTAAATATCACAACAATATCCCAGGGCCTCTGTAGAGAGCGGTCAGTGATGCAACTCGATCTTGGTGACTCCCAGGCTTTGTGTCTGTTCCAAGTTTCAACCTCCTAAAAGAGAAAGCCTGATATCCTGCTTTGGCATGAGTATCTATTCCAGTGGGGTAGGGTTTTGTGATATAGACAGGGCAAGTTGGGGAGGAGGGGGATCTCTGTGTTCTAGGATAGCTGCTGTGAACTGGGTGGCCCTCCTGGAGTTGTGTTTGACCTTGTCCATTGATAAACATCAGAGACTTTGGCATGGAAAACAAGTACATAGGTGGGACCATGGGCTGGGAAACCAGTTTGCCAAGGCTAGGTTCTTAAATGGTGACCTTTGAGCTGATTCCATCATTGTCCCAGGAGAGCTTTGGAATCAGGAGGGCTCCTGTCTTGGGAAACTGTACAGGTGACCAGGACCTAGGCTAGTAGATGCTGACCTTGTATCAGGTGAATGATTTTCCCCACACCCACCACTGtgctctgtaattttttttttttttaatttggctgcttcaggtcttagttacagcgtGGGGAATcgttagttgtggcaagtggaatctagtttcctgaccaaggatagaactcagaccccctgcattgggaactcagagtcttagccactggaccactagagaagtccctgctccctgtatttcttttcttttttggtacttatttatttggctgagttgAGTCTTAGTCACAGTCTTAGttctggcatgcaggatcttttgttgaagcacatggactctctagttgtggtgtacaggctcAGTAGATGTGGGGGCTTAATTGCACATGGGATTTGAGTTCCttggccaggaattgaacccatgtcccccgcacTGCAAgtaaaagtgttaattgctcagtcctgtctgattctttcacAACTCCTGACAGGTAGCCTGACAGGAGCTGTAGCCTGACAGGAACCTGTAGCCTGATAGGTtcctcgtccatggaattctccaggcaagaatactggagtgggtagccattcccttctccaggggatcttcccgacccagggattgaacccaggtctcccgtattgcagacagatcctttaccagggaaaccccctgcattgcaaggtggattcttaaccactggactgccagggaagtcccctcaggcTATTTTTTAGAAGTGAGTCACTAGGGTATTGCACTGTCTTTCCTTGTCTACAAGGCCAAGGCCAGTTCATGACCACTGTGTTTGCATTTCAGTCCATAGGAAGTAGAGAGCAAGCCTCAAGCAGCTTCTTGAGAACTGACCTGGAAGTTATAGTGATGATTCATTTACAGTCCTGTCCCATGGGCTAGAGCAGGTCCCAAGGCCAAAGTGAGCTGCAAGGAAGGCTGGGGGATGTAGTCTTTAGTTGAGTAGTTGAATGCCCAGCTCAAACTTGGGGGACACTGTTGCTGAAAGGAAAATGTTAGTAGATAGTCTTCACCACGTGCATTGCATGAATTAATGAGCCCACGGAGTAATGGATGGAGAAATGGATCTACCAATGAGTGGTTGACTGGTCAGCTGAAAGATGGATAGACCCTGGGCCAGTTCACTGCCTGAAAGATGGCTGCTGACCAGCTGGGCAATGACTGAGGGCAACCGTGCTCGGCCTCCTCTGTCTTGACAGCCCCTCACTAtgctttccccttccttctccagttcagcaATGTCACCTTCTTAATCTTTGGGCCCCTCATGACATTTCTGATGCGCCCATATATCCAGAAACGCTCCCGCTACATTTACGTGCTGTTCATTCTCTTCACAATCACAGGTAGGTGGGGACATTGggacagtgggggggggggggcaagagGGACAGCACCCTTGACCACCTGCCTTTGTCTCTCCCTCCAGGACTGTTCTCCATGTACTTTCACATGACGCTCAGCTTCCTGGGCCAGATGCTGGATGAGATCACTATCCTGTGGCTGCTGGCCAGCGGCTACAGCTTATGGTTGCCCCGCTGCTATTTCCCTGCCTTCCTAGGGCAGAACAGGTGGGGCAGGGGCCGGCCCTCTGTCAATCCTACCAGAGCCCACCTATCCTTCAGACCCTCTTTGGAGTCCCTCCCCTCAACACCCCAGAACCTTTTCCTGACCCTGCCTGACCTCACCGGACTTCCAGGCACCCCTCTTCTGAGCATACTTGGGAGCCCTGGAATCCTCCCCCGGTtgttgttccgtcgctcagtcatttctgactctttgtgaccccatggacggcagcccctCAGGCTTTCTTgactttcaccatctcccggggtttgctcaaactcacgtcctttgagttggtgatgccatccaaccatctcgtcctctgttgtccccttaccCACCTGCTTATTCTTCCTTGTATCCCACCTGCTTATTCTTCCTTGTATCCCACCTGGAGAGTTGAGAGCTTCTCCAGGGCCTTTCTGAGCCTGCTTTGGGGTTCCAggcgtgtgcgtgctcagtcgtgtccgactctttgcgacgctatgtactggagcccaccaggctcctccgtccatgggattctccaggcaagggtactggagtgggttgccatttccttctccaggagatattcctgatccaggggtggaacctagattgcccctgggggcccaggtgatttcccctgggggcccaggtgatttcccctgggggcccacgtgattgcccctgggggcccaggtgattgccccagggggcccacgtgattgcccctgggggcccacgtgattgccccggggggcccacgtgattgccctgggggccccacgtgattgccccggggggcccactgcattggcaggtgggttctttaccactgagccactggggaaacccaagcCTTCAGGACCTCTCTCCTAATAGTTTCTGGGACCCCTGGTGCTCCTTCCTTAATCCCACCTGGCTCACCTGAGACTCTTGCGTGAATTTACCTGGGCCTTGGGACCCTCATCTGACCTTTTTTACTGAGTCCTCCTGGGAGTCTTAAGACCTTTTTCTGAGCTCAGTTGGGCTTCTCAGAACCCCTTCCCTTTTCTTATCCATCTCAGCCATGAGATTTCCATGTGACTACCCAAACCCCACAGGAATACCCCTCAACCACCCTCCCCCTGCCTGGCCCCGCCACAGCTGAGACCTTCTCTTCCTTCAGGTCCCGGTACATCTCATTGATCGTCATCATCACCCTGATCAGTACCTTCCTGTCCTTCCTGAGGCCCACGATCAACGCATATGCCCTAAACGTCATTGGCTTGCACATTGTCTACATCGTGGTCCAGGAGTATAAGAAGTGGGTGTGACTGCAGGTGCCCAGAAAGGTGGCACCCCTTTCTCTTCCAGGAACCGCACCCACCCCCCGAAGAAAAGCCTCACCATGTTCCCTTCCCCAGGATCATTCACCAGCTAGGGCCAGGACCAGGATTTGAAATCTAAGGCAGAGTTTGTCCTTCTTCTCTGAAAACCTCCAAACACACGTACAAGTGGAGAGCATTGTATCATAAACCTCCATGTGCCCACTAACCAGCCCCAACAGCATGTTGCCAACCtgcattccttttttctttttcttggccacatggcacgtgggatcttagttccccaaccaacaatggaacctgcaccccttgcgttggaagctcagagtcctaaccactggaccaccagggaggtccccaaccTGGATTCTCTATCCCCGTAGATTTCATGTAATGTCACCCATTAATTGTTCAGGGTTTCACTTTCCTgataaaaaattatcatttttaaccCATGCTAGGTCTTGGCAGGCTAGAGAAGGAACTCCCAAAAGGGGCCATTTAAGGAGAGTTGTATAAAAGGGTTGTTTACAAAGAAGAGGGCAGACTGTGGGAACATCACTAGAGATCATTTAGAACCCCTCTGTTAATATGGGACTCCATGCTCATCAGGAGACCTGGGATGGGGAGTGATGGCAAGGAGTGATTGCAAGAATCTGGAAGGAGAGAGGTAGCAGAGAGTCTTCTTGGCCAGAGCTGTGACCTCCAGTTGTTGGTTAGTCAGCCTGAGCCAATCCCAGAGGGAGGTTGTGTGGGCCAAATCCAGGATAAGGGCCAAGCCCTTATCCTTGGGCTTCCAATTGGGTAAGTCAATGATTTCCAGTTGGGTTGGCCAACAGTTTCCAGTTGGGATGGCCAATGGTTTTCATTTGGGTTGGCCAATGGTTTCCAGTTGGGATGGCCAATGGTTTTCATTTGGGTTGGCCAATGGTTTCCAGTTGGGATGGCCAATGGTTTTCATTTGGGTTGGCCAATGGTTTCCAGTTGGGTAAGTCAGTGGTTTCCAGTGGGGTTGACCAGTGGGGAGCCCCAGCAAGGAATCAAATGGTGGAGGGAGGGTACTATTGGAATATTTATTTCCAGGTCCGCATAACTCAGCTCCCCCACCCCATACCCTGCCAGCCCTTGAGGCTCAGGGCTGGCTGGGAGAAGGTAGTGGAGGATTTAGAGAGACGAATGGAAGATGCTTCCTTAGAATAGCATCTATAAATAATACCAGTTTGCACTGACCTTTCCTCAGTTTCCCAAAGACGTCTTCTTGTGCTCGGTCTTGTTTAAATCAGAAGGCAAACACAGTCCCTCAGGTGTTCCTTCTTTTATAGcagtcctttcctccttccccctttcTTCATGCCTCTGGTTTGATAACAGAAGCTCAAAGGTTTGTTCTGTAGTACATCCTGAATCTTGAATTTGGCCAGCTGGTTCCTGTGGTGTCTTCTaacctgtttccttttttttttttttcctctgtaaattAATAGATCTAGTTTTAGCTTTACCTTTTTTTCCACTTCATGTGTGGCACTGGGCGCTGCCTGTTCCAGCCCATTAAGACCCCGTAACGAGTGGTCGCCCTGCTTTCAGTGCCATTATGTTTGCTGTGTGGATTCAGATGGTGTCATCCAGATCCTTCGTTATAAAGTTTTCTACAGGCCTTTCCCCTAATGATTCCAGCAGCCATTTCATGCTGTCTCCACCCGTGATCTCCTTAGAGGGTGCAAAAGGGTGATTTTCAGATTCTATTATTCCTTCTGCGTTCATTGTCTGGACTCCATCCATCCAGACAGAAGAATGTTTGCTCATCAACCTTGAAATACAGTTTGGACAGGAAAGACAGGATTGGGAGTTAATTCTTTcccttttgaaaattaatttccaGAGCAATGAGTTGGTGCCTTAGCCATTTCTGGTAAGGACCAatgagagtgtttttttttttttttaagcattatgAACTCATGGACATTTATCTCTGAAGTGTTTCAATCCATTGCAGTCACTAtgctatatttttaactttttattctgaaataattacAGGCTCAGAGCAAgctgcaaaaatagtacagagtcCTGTGTACCCTTCACCCAgattctccccacctccaccagaGGCAGCATCTTGTGtaattacatgtgtgtgtgcatgctaaatcactcagtcatgtccagctctctgcgaccgcatggactatagcccaccagattcctctctccatggaattctccaggcaagaatactgaagtgggttgccattttcttctccaggcaatcttcccaacccagggattgaacctgtgtctcctgcattggcaggcagattctttaccatctgtactCAAATTTTACCAATTCTTAggtgtgtggttttgttttgttttggtgttcAGACTGTCCCCTTTTAGGCTAGCAGGCAGGGCTTGCACTTTTACCCATGAAGGAGTTATTGCCTCATTAATATCTCATAAGCTCT is a genomic window of Ovis canadensis isolate MfBH-ARS-UI-01 breed Bighorn chromosome 5, ARS-UI_OviCan_v2, whole genome shotgun sequence containing:
- the ACER1 gene encoding alkaline ceramidase 1; the protein is MTFLMRPYIQKRSRYIYVLFILFTITGLFSMYFHMTLSFLGQMLDEITILWLLASGYSLWLPRCYFPAFLGQNRSRYISLIVIITLISTFLSFLRPTINAYALNVIGLHIVYIVVQEYKKTNNKELRHLIEVSTVIWALAFTSWISDRLLCSFWQWINFSYLHSIWHVLISFTFPYGIVILAVVDSTYEMPNKTIKVRYWPRDTWPMGLPYVEMGDDHKSC